From one Haloferax marinisediminis genomic stretch:
- a CDS encoding DUF555 domain-containing protein translates to MSNYLVAMEAAWLVRDVEDIDDAIGVAVSEAGKRLNEKDKEYVEVEVGATPCPACGEPFDSAFIAANTALVGLLLEIKIFNADGEKHASRIAKSEVGGALRDVPLDVIDIMEFESDEDA, encoded by the coding sequence ATGAGCAACTATCTCGTCGCGATGGAGGCGGCCTGGTTAGTTCGGGACGTCGAAGACATCGACGACGCCATTGGTGTCGCCGTCAGCGAGGCCGGAAAGCGCCTCAACGAAAAAGACAAAGAGTACGTCGAAGTCGAAGTCGGTGCGACGCCGTGTCCGGCCTGTGGCGAACCGTTCGACTCCGCGTTCATCGCGGCAAACACCGCACTCGTCGGTCTCCTCCTCGAGATCAAGATCTTCAACGCGGACGGCGAGAAACACGCCTCGCGAATCGCGAAGAGCGAAGTCGGTGGCGCACTCCGTGACGTTCCCCTCGACGTCATCGACATCATGGAGTTCGAGTCCGACGAAGACGCCTGA
- a CDS encoding CBS domain-containing protein → MELPTPQDLRERRKSLELTQSKLADMAGVSQPLIARIEGGDVDPRLSTLRRIVEALDEAEGRIVRAEDIMNTKVRSVAPDNSVLEARDMMLDAGFSQLPVIENGRPLGIISNADIRHVQEDNVAERPVNEVMSESITTVEPETTLDEVGVYLDHNSAILVVEGGETVGIITEADIAAHI, encoded by the coding sequence ATGGAACTCCCCACGCCGCAGGACCTACGGGAACGCCGCAAGTCACTGGAGTTGACCCAGAGTAAACTCGCCGATATGGCGGGTGTCTCGCAACCCCTCATCGCCCGTATCGAGGGCGGTGACGTCGACCCACGGCTTTCGACGCTCCGTCGAATCGTCGAAGCACTCGACGAAGCGGAGGGTCGCATCGTCCGCGCAGAAGACATCATGAACACGAAGGTTCGGAGCGTCGCGCCCGACAACTCCGTCCTCGAAGCACGCGACATGATGCTCGACGCCGGATTCTCGCAGCTGCCGGTCATCGAAAACGGCCGTCCGCTCGGCATCATCTCCAACGCGGACATTCGCCACGTCCAAGAAGACAACGTCGCAGAGCGCCCGGTCAACGAGGTCATGTCCGAGAGCATCACGACGGTCGAACCTGAGACGACGCTCGACGAAGTCGGTGTCTACCTCGACCACAACTCTGCGATTCTCGTCGTCGAGGGTGGCGAGACGGTCGGAATCATCACTGAAGCAGACATCGCCGCGCATATCTAA
- a CDS encoding cytochrome P450: MTRRPPTPDGLPFLGHTVEFAADPFGFIDDLLADHGVDGAVGLDILGMDEIYVLAHPDHFERTLVTNRDAVSKGDEFDAAFGDGIFATEGDKWRRQRDKLDPFFRWDRVSAYVPQMREQVERRLTEWPDEGTLSAESEMKNLTLDIIFVTILGRELELDGDDRLRHAADSLNERFTPSSWVLPDWIPTPSRRRFDKAKDILREEIQSLVETADKGSLAAQLATALGSDYPETIESMEDQLIGIIFAGHESTALALTFTFYALATNPDIHDRATREVDRVVGDGPVTAGALDDLAVLERIIKESLRLYPPIHTIPRETTRSFSVGECTIPAGTDVQLSVLRLHRDERWYDDPLEFRPERWTEASDRPKYAYLPFGAGPRSCLGRAFALTEAKLVLATVLREFELEWGTDEPLGITPEMTTQPDGATPLVVRRR, encoded by the coding sequence ATGACACGACGACCGCCGACACCCGACGGATTGCCGTTTCTCGGACACACCGTCGAGTTTGCGGCCGACCCGTTTGGGTTCATCGACGACCTCTTGGCTGACCACGGCGTCGACGGCGCCGTCGGTCTCGACATTCTGGGTATGGACGAGATATACGTTCTCGCACATCCGGACCACTTCGAACGAACACTGGTGACCAACCGAGACGCCGTCTCGAAGGGAGACGAGTTCGACGCAGCGTTCGGTGACGGTATCTTCGCAACAGAAGGCGACAAATGGCGCCGCCAACGGGACAAATTAGACCCATTCTTCCGCTGGGACCGTGTGTCTGCCTACGTTCCGCAGATGCGCGAACAAGTCGAACGCCGACTCACAGAGTGGCCCGACGAGGGAACACTTTCGGCCGAATCCGAGATGAAGAATCTCACGCTGGACATTATCTTCGTGACAATCCTCGGGCGTGAACTCGAACTGGATGGTGACGACCGATTACGCCACGCCGCAGACAGCCTCAACGAACGGTTCACGCCGTCGTCGTGGGTGCTTCCCGACTGGATTCCGACACCGAGCCGCCGCCGCTTCGACAAGGCGAAGGATATTCTCCGCGAGGAGATACAGAGCCTCGTTGAGACGGCGGACAAAGGGAGTCTCGCAGCACAACTTGCCACTGCACTCGGGAGTGACTATCCGGAAACTATCGAGTCGATGGAGGACCAACTCATTGGGATAATCTTCGCCGGTCACGAGTCAACAGCGCTTGCGCTCACGTTCACGTTCTACGCACTGGCGACGAACCCGGACATTCACGACCGCGCGACCCGCGAAGTCGACCGCGTCGTCGGAGACGGTCCAGTGACAGCAGGTGCGCTAGACGACCTCGCCGTCCTCGAACGGATTATCAAAGAATCACTTCGGCTGTACCCACCCATACACACGATTCCTCGTGAGACGACGCGTTCATTCTCGGTCGGTGAATGTACTATTCCTGCAGGGACCGACGTGCAACTCTCTGTCCTCCGTCTCCACCGCGACGAACGCTGGTACGACGACCCACTCGAGTTCCGTCCCGAGCGATGGACCGAAGCCAGTGACCGACCGAAGTACGCGTATCTGCCCTTCGGTGCCGGTCCACGGAGTTGTCTCGGCCGGGCGTTCGCCCTCACCGAGGCAAAACTCGTCCTCGCGACGGTCCTCCGCGAGTTCGAACTCGAGTGGGGGACAGACGAACCGCTCGGAATCACACCCGAGATGACGACCCAACCGGACGGAGCGACTCCCCTCGTCGTCCGTCGTCGATAG
- the purM gene encoding phosphoribosylformylglycinamidine cyclo-ligase produces the protein MTKDDSEGMTYAEAGVDIEASEAATAALVAQVGGGSGDYAGLLDIGDRYLGLATDGVGTKLLVAEALSDYSTVGIDCIAMNANDLVAAGVRPVAFVDYLAVDAPDETFAEQVGQGLAAGAEEADIELVGGETAVMPEVINGLDLAGTCAGLAKKDAIFPGEAEPGDVLVGFPSSGIHSNGLTLARKAATSDGDYDDDWEGDDYETVGEALLEPTRIYTYLLDDLRAAETRAAAHVTGGGWTNLERMGDFHYVVEDAFDPQPVFEFIQEKGGVSDEEMHKTFNMGTGFVAAVPEANAEALVEATDGRIIGHVEPGEGVSIRGLDL, from the coding sequence ATGACGAAAGACGACTCCGAGGGGATGACGTACGCCGAGGCTGGTGTCGATATCGAGGCGAGTGAGGCCGCCACCGCGGCGCTCGTCGCACAGGTCGGCGGCGGGTCGGGCGACTACGCCGGTCTGCTCGATATCGGCGACCGCTATCTCGGACTCGCGACCGACGGCGTCGGGACGAAACTCCTCGTCGCCGAAGCACTCAGCGATTACTCGACAGTCGGCATCGACTGCATCGCGATGAACGCCAACGACCTCGTCGCCGCAGGCGTTCGCCCCGTCGCGTTCGTGGACTACCTCGCAGTCGACGCGCCGGACGAAACGTTCGCGGAACAAGTTGGACAGGGCCTCGCAGCGGGTGCCGAAGAAGCAGACATCGAACTCGTCGGCGGCGAGACGGCCGTCATGCCCGAGGTCATCAACGGACTCGACCTCGCCGGGACCTGCGCTGGACTCGCCAAGAAAGACGCAATCTTCCCGGGCGAGGCCGAACCGGGCGACGTGCTCGTCGGGTTCCCGTCGTCGGGCATCCACTCGAACGGGCTCACCCTCGCGCGCAAAGCCGCCACGTCCGATGGCGACTACGACGACGACTGGGAGGGCGACGACTACGAGACGGTCGGTGAGGCCCTCCTCGAACCCACGCGAATCTACACGTATCTCCTCGACGACCTGCGCGCCGCAGAGACGCGCGCCGCGGCCCACGTCACTGGCGGTGGCTGGACCAACCTCGAACGGATGGGTGACTTCCACTACGTCGTCGAAGACGCGTTCGACCCACAGCCGGTGTTCGAGTTCATCCAGGAGAAAGGCGGCGTCTCCGACGAAGAGATGCACAAGACGTTCAACATGGGAACTGGGTTCGTCGCTGCGGTGCCCGAAGCCAACGCCGAAGCACTCGTCGAGGCGACAGACGGTCGCATCATCGGCCACGTCGAACCGGGCGAAGGTGTCTCGATTCGCGGCCTCGACCTGTAG
- a CDS encoding metalloprotease, with protein sequence MNISFSSRELRDLVVAWLALGVAFAIFFAGGGQRAISMLFGGSFGLALVVSLLTAGVGFLLHEVAHKVVAVRFGQLAEFRADYGMLGIAIMSALVGFIFAAPGAVYHRGMLTEREHGLIALAGPATNLLLLFAFAPLFVAGVVLGSGVLELVGARGLVINAFLAAFNMLPFASLDGRTVKAWSTPVFAVVLVVSILLTVGLLLFVGF encoded by the coding sequence GTGAACATCAGCTTCTCCTCGCGCGAACTTCGTGACCTCGTGGTCGCGTGGCTCGCACTCGGCGTCGCGTTCGCCATCTTCTTCGCCGGCGGCGGCCAGCGAGCCATCTCGATGCTCTTTGGTGGGTCGTTTGGCCTCGCGCTCGTCGTGAGCCTGCTCACCGCAGGTGTGGGTTTCCTCCTCCACGAAGTCGCACACAAGGTCGTCGCCGTTCGATTCGGACAACTCGCCGAGTTCCGCGCCGACTACGGGATGCTCGGTATCGCCATCATGAGCGCGCTTGTGGGGTTCATCTTCGCCGCACCTGGTGCCGTATACCACCGCGGGATGCTCACGGAGCGTGAACACGGACTTATCGCACTCGCTGGGCCGGCGACGAACCTACTGCTCCTCTTTGCCTTTGCGCCGCTCTTCGTCGCAGGCGTCGTCCTCGGGTCTGGCGTGCTCGAACTCGTCGGCGCGCGCGGCCTCGTCATCAACGCGTTCCTCGCGGCGTTCAACATGCTCCCGTTCGCGTCGCTCGACGGCCGGACGGTCAAAGCGTGGAGCACGCCTGTCTTCGCGGTCGTACTCGTTGTCTCGATCCTCCTCACAGTGGGGCTCTTGCTCTTCGTCGGGTTCTGA
- a CDS encoding TraB/GumN family protein produces MNDSSPGEGHVRVVGTAHVSADSVREVEETVKSERPDVVAVELDEGRYRQLKGGTPDDIEARDLLRGNTVFQFIAYWMLSYVQSRMGEKFDVKPGADMLAAVETAEEEGLDVALVDRDIQTTIQRFWRRMGTLEKMRMAGDLAFGVADARGVGAIAGIAVGVLLGPLVGLYGDAVGITDLFLTRVATGAVVGAVASYLLYTIASFSLSGDDALLAGLGGGAAVGLIGGFGLGYGTGLVTSILGGLGTTIVGSLVVGVLAGVAVGVAVGTVLNALGLFTPAAGTDVEEFDMADLTDGDVVSAMMEEFRRFSPGGAEALIDERDAYIAHQLVALRESGRSVVAVVGAGHKAGIEGYLDNPQTLPPMESLVGVAEKNGFPWGKVVGFGITAVFVAFFVLLAMAGVGNERLLTIFAAWFLINGVFAAGLAKLAGARWTSALVGGAVAWMTSINPLLAPGWFTGYVELRHTPVNVGDIGKLNKILSDEETPIADLIGQLFDVPLFKLIMVVAMTNIGSIIASFLFVTYVLPVIAADLGGVTGVTNLMLDGAANSADLIWRTLT; encoded by the coding sequence ATGAACGATTCGTCGCCCGGCGAGGGTCACGTCCGAGTAGTTGGGACGGCCCACGTCTCGGCCGACAGCGTCCGAGAGGTCGAAGAGACCGTCAAATCGGAACGCCCAGACGTTGTTGCGGTCGAACTCGACGAGGGTCGGTACCGACAGTTGAAGGGTGGAACGCCCGACGACATCGAAGCGCGCGACCTCCTCCGCGGGAACACCGTCTTCCAGTTTATCGCCTACTGGATGCTCTCGTACGTCCAGTCGCGGATGGGAGAAAAGTTCGACGTAAAGCCCGGTGCAGACATGCTCGCAGCCGTCGAGACCGCAGAAGAAGAGGGTCTCGACGTCGCGCTCGTGGACCGTGATATCCAGACGACCATCCAGCGCTTCTGGCGGCGGATGGGAACGCTCGAAAAGATGCGCATGGCCGGTGACCTCGCGTTCGGCGTCGCCGACGCGCGCGGTGTCGGTGCGATTGCCGGTATCGCCGTCGGGGTCCTTCTCGGCCCGCTCGTCGGCCTCTACGGCGACGCAGTCGGAATCACCGACCTCTTCCTGACTCGCGTGGCCACCGGGGCAGTCGTCGGCGCGGTGGCGTCGTACCTCCTGTACACGATTGCGTCCTTCTCGCTCAGCGGCGACGACGCCCTGCTCGCCGGCCTCGGTGGCGGCGCAGCAGTCGGACTTATCGGTGGCTTCGGACTTGGCTACGGAACGGGTCTCGTCACGTCGATTCTCGGCGGACTCGGGACGACCATCGTCGGAAGTCTCGTCGTCGGTGTGCTCGCTGGCGTCGCAGTCGGCGTCGCCGTGGGGACGGTACTGAACGCACTCGGACTGTTCACACCAGCAGCGGGAACCGATGTCGAAGAGTTCGACATGGCTGACCTCACCGACGGCGACGTGGTGTCGGCGATGATGGAAGAGTTCCGCCGGTTCAGTCCGGGGGGAGCAGAAGCCCTCATCGACGAACGAGACGCCTACATCGCCCACCAACTCGTCGCGCTCCGAGAGTCGGGTCGCAGCGTCGTCGCAGTCGTCGGCGCGGGACACAAAGCCGGCATCGAGGGCTACCTCGACAACCCGCAGACACTCCCCCCGATGGAGTCACTCGTCGGCGTCGCAGAGAAGAATGGCTTCCCGTGGGGCAAAGTCGTCGGATTCGGCATCACCGCCGTGTTCGTCGCCTTCTTCGTCCTCCTCGCGATGGCAGGCGTCGGCAACGAGCGGCTCTTGACCATCTTCGCCGCGTGGTTCCTCATCAACGGCGTCTTCGCCGCGGGACTGGCCAAACTCGCCGGCGCTCGCTGGACCTCTGCACTCGTCGGCGGTGCTGTCGCGTGGATGACCTCCATCAACCCGCTTCTCGCACCCGGCTGGTTCACGGGCTACGTCGAACTTCGCCACACGCCCGTCAACGTCGGCGATATCGGGAAGTTGAACAAGATTCTCTCCGACGAGGAGACGCCGATTGCGGACCTCATCGGACAGTTGTTCGACGTGCCGCTGTTCAAACTCATCATGGTCGTGGCGATGACGAACATCGGGAGTATCATCGCGAGTTTCCTCTTCGTCACCTACGTCCTCCCGGTCATCGCGGCTGACCTCGGCGGCGTCACCGGCGTCACGAACCTGATGCTCGATGGGGCAGCGAACAGCGCCGACCTCATCTGGAGGACCCTCACGTGA
- a CDS encoding glycerate kinase type-2 family protein, which yields MQDFDARTPTSAHETALECLRTGVEAVLPERVVRDSVSLDGDALSIADSTYDLSAYDRILVVGGGKAGDGVADALETVLGDRIDAGAVVTPNPGDGDRIERLPGDHPVPSARGVESTRRLVDLVSDLDERTLVLVAVTGGASAVLPAPADGISLSDLRTTTDQLLESGAEIHDLNAVRKHLSTLKGGGLARLASPATVVGLVLSDVVGNDLGVIASGPTAPDETTYDDALDVLDRFDLDVPKSVRTRLARGSAGDFPETPKPGDSAFDTVDNHILADTFTALDAARRVASDRGYQPLILSSRVRGEAREAAKTHVAVAEEALATGNPLDTPAVILSGGECTVTVRGDGSGGPNLEFCLAAAPELPDDVVLASIDSDGLDGGTDVAGAIVDASSVATREVHTALAANDALPVLEDANALIETGPTGTNVNDLRVLVVGSSE from the coding sequence ATGCAGGATTTCGATGCGCGGACCCCGACGTCCGCACACGAGACAGCACTCGAGTGTCTCCGAACCGGCGTCGAGGCCGTCCTCCCCGAACGTGTCGTCCGCGACTCAGTCTCTCTCGACGGCGATGCGCTCTCTATCGCAGATTCGACGTACGACCTCTCGGCGTACGACCGAATCCTCGTCGTCGGCGGTGGAAAAGCGGGCGACGGCGTCGCAGACGCCCTCGAAACGGTTCTCGGTGACCGAATCGATGCTGGAGCGGTCGTGACCCCGAACCCGGGCGACGGTGACAGAATCGAGCGCCTCCCCGGAGACCATCCCGTTCCTTCGGCGCGCGGCGTCGAGAGTACTCGCCGCCTCGTCGACCTCGTCTCTGACCTCGACGAGCGGACCCTCGTCCTCGTCGCCGTCACCGGTGGTGCGAGCGCGGTTCTCCCCGCCCCGGCAGACGGAATCTCGCTTTCGGACCTCCGAACGACCACGGACCAGTTGCTCGAAAGCGGTGCCGAGATTCACGACCTCAACGCGGTTCGCAAACACCTCTCGACACTCAAGGGCGGCGGCCTCGCACGACTCGCGTCGCCAGCGACGGTCGTTGGCCTCGTGCTCTCCGACGTCGTCGGAAACGACCTCGGCGTCATCGCGTCAGGACCAACGGCCCCCGACGAGACGACCTACGACGACGCGCTCGACGTCCTGGACAGATTCGACCTCGACGTCCCGAAGTCGGTCAGGACACGTCTCGCGCGCGGGTCTGCTGGCGACTTCCCGGAGACGCCGAAGCCCGGCGATTCCGCGTTCGACACCGTCGATAATCACATCCTCGCCGACACGTTCACCGCACTCGACGCGGCCCGGCGTGTCGCCAGCGACCGCGGATACCAACCACTCATTCTCTCCTCTCGCGTCCGCGGGGAAGCACGCGAGGCGGCGAAGACGCACGTCGCCGTCGCCGAAGAGGCTCTCGCTACCGGGAATCCGCTGGATACGCCCGCCGTGATTCTCTCGGGTGGAGAGTGCACTGTCACCGTTAGGGGCGACGGTTCGGGCGGTCCCAACCTCGAATTCTGCCTCGCGGCCGCGCCCGAACTCCCAGACGACGTGGTCCTCGCCAGCATCGACAGCGATGGTCTCGACGGCGGGACAGACGTGGCAGGTGCTATCGTCGACGCATCTTCGGTTGCCACCCGAGAGGTACACACTGCGCTGGCAGCGAACGACGCCCTGCCGGTGCTCGAAGACGCGAACGCGCTCATCGAGACGGGGCCAACCGGAACCAACGTCAACGACCTGCGGGTGCTGGTCGTCGGTTCGAGTGAGTAA
- a CDS encoding ArsR/SmtB family transcription factor: protein MAGLLPSAPDTSSADEASPRVIGLGDDEASDLLSALSSTTARHILAALHEQPTNAAELAERVETSLQNVQYHLRKLDDAGLVEVVDTVYSEKGREMKVYAPADRPLVVVAATEETRSGVASILSSLLGGVAVLGLLAALVQWFATRGLGGVSTVAESASADAEAVTTAAVEAAPAISQGIPPGVAFFAGGLVILLAIAIIQFSRR, encoded by the coding sequence ATGGCAGGTTTGCTGCCCTCCGCTCCGGACACCTCCTCTGCAGACGAGGCATCGCCTCGGGTCATCGGCCTCGGCGACGACGAGGCATCTGACCTCCTCTCGGCGCTCTCGTCTACGACCGCCCGTCACATCCTCGCTGCGCTCCACGAGCAACCGACGAACGCCGCGGAACTCGCAGAGCGTGTCGAGACGTCCCTCCAGAACGTCCAGTACCACCTCCGAAAACTCGACGACGCCGGCCTCGTCGAAGTGGTCGACACCGTCTACTCCGAGAAGGGACGAGAGATGAAAGTGTACGCCCCCGCCGACCGACCACTCGTCGTCGTCGCGGCCACCGAAGAGACTCGTTCGGGTGTCGCGAGCATCCTGAGTAGTCTCCTCGGCGGTGTCGCCGTCTTGGGTCTCCTCGCGGCACTGGTCCAGTGGTTCGCGACACGCGGCCTCGGTGGAGTCTCAACGGTTGCAGAATCAGCCAGCGCTGACGCCGAAGCAGTGACTACCGCGGCCGTCGAAGCGGCGCCCGCAATCTCGCAAGGAATCCCGCCGGGTGTCGCGTTCTTCGCAGGTGGCCTCGTCATCCTGCTCGCCATCGCAATCATCCAGTTCTCTCGCCGCTGA
- a CDS encoding bifunctional nuclease family protein, whose protein sequence is MKHRAVVRGIGVGVGEDGSNVPAVILEARDEFLPIVITSDQAQAIQLGLTGEQFERPLTHDLLVEMVTEFGGAIDSIRIDDISNGTFYAKVDAERYQHGEAQTFVFDARPSDAISLAIRVDCPILISDRVLDAAGQPPEAFDADFDE, encoded by the coding sequence ATGAAACACCGTGCCGTGGTCCGTGGTATCGGGGTCGGTGTCGGTGAGGACGGGTCGAACGTCCCTGCGGTTATCCTCGAGGCCCGCGACGAGTTCCTCCCGATTGTCATCACCTCGGACCAGGCCCAAGCAATCCAACTCGGTCTCACTGGCGAGCAGTTCGAGCGACCGTTGACGCACGATTTACTCGTCGAGATGGTGACGGAGTTCGGGGGAGCCATCGACAGCATCCGTATCGACGACATCTCGAACGGGACGTTCTACGCCAAAGTCGACGCCGAGCGCTACCAGCACGGTGAAGCCCAGACGTTCGTCTTCGACGCACGCCCGAGCGACGCGATCTCGCTCGCGATTCGCGTCGACTGCCCGATTCTCATCTCTGACCGTGTCCTCGACGCCGCAGGGCAACCTCCGGAGGCCTTCGACGCCGACTTCGACGAGTGA
- a CDS encoding acyl-CoA thioesterase: MSERTATLAESQTEMTELLLPNDTNNLGRALGGVVLHWMDICGAIAAMRFCNRQCVTASMDHVDFIGPIDLGEVATMDAYVFNVGRTSIDVKVDVHAENPKTDERRKTTTSFLTFVALDEDGTPTPVPRLVCETDEEEQLRAEAVAARADQLESVIERMEQ; encoded by the coding sequence ATGAGCGAACGGACTGCCACCCTCGCAGAGTCGCAAACCGAGATGACCGAACTCCTTCTCCCGAACGACACCAACAACCTCGGACGCGCCCTCGGTGGCGTCGTACTCCACTGGATGGACATCTGCGGTGCGATTGCAGCGATGCGGTTTTGCAACCGCCAGTGCGTCACCGCCTCGATGGACCACGTCGACTTCATCGGTCCAATCGACCTCGGGGAAGTCGCAACCATGGACGCGTACGTGTTCAACGTCGGTCGCACGAGCATCGACGTGAAAGTCGACGTTCACGCGGAGAATCCGAAGACCGACGAGCGACGCAAGACGACCACGTCGTTCCTGACGTTCGTCGCGCTCGACGAGGACGGAACGCCGACGCCGGTTCCGCGCCTCGTCTGCGAGACTGACGAGGAAGAACAACTCCGTGCAGAGGCAGTCGCCGCCCGCGCCGACCAGTTGGAGTCCGTCATCGAACGGATGGAGCAGTAA
- a CDS encoding DUF4397 domain-containing protein produces the protein MTNIKRRDMLRGVGGVVIIGGLAGCTGGNSGGGDSTGNETTTAMDTNETTSTPTPESGMAMVRVAHLSPDAPNVDVYVDGSVALSDVPFGAVSDYLSVPTGTRSVKVTAAGDESTVAFEGDVEVEEATYTVAAVGELGEGTFQPLILEDDVSIPSDEMARVRVVHASPDAPAVDITTGGQTLFDGVEFTQSGTAEVPADTYTIEVRGDTESNDGDAVAEFDVQLASGTVYTIFAAGYLSPPEMDEDAEDGEEMVDKSFRPIVTIDAGEGGGGLLDVFVRAAHLSPDAPNVDVLVDGTAVLTDVPFGAVSDYLSLAAGMYQVTIQATGDPETVVFDEELDLMSGAYTVAAIGELAEGAANPFEVVILEDDRSAPADDMARIRVFHASPDAPAVDVTVKSADLTLVDGAAFGDTATVEVAAGEYTLEIRGDTESNDGDVVAEFDVAPEGGRAYTAIAQGYLAPPEDASDDVAFDLQVVADN, from the coding sequence ATGACGAACATTAAGCGCCGCGACATGCTCCGAGGAGTCGGAGGTGTCGTTATCATCGGTGGACTGGCAGGATGCACAGGTGGAAACTCTGGTGGTGGAGACAGCACTGGAAACGAAACGACGACCGCGATGGACACGAACGAGACGACGTCGACGCCGACGCCGGAATCGGGAATGGCCATGGTCCGCGTTGCCCACCTCTCGCCTGACGCCCCCAATGTCGACGTATACGTCGATGGGTCGGTCGCCCTCTCGGACGTTCCGTTCGGTGCAGTGAGTGACTACCTCTCTGTACCCACCGGAACCCGCTCCGTGAAAGTCACGGCCGCCGGTGACGAATCGACTGTCGCCTTCGAGGGTGACGTCGAGGTCGAAGAAGCGACCTACACGGTCGCCGCCGTCGGCGAACTCGGTGAAGGAACGTTCCAGCCACTCATCCTGGAAGACGACGTGTCCATCCCGAGTGACGAGATGGCTCGGGTTCGTGTCGTCCACGCCTCGCCCGACGCCCCCGCAGTGGACATCACAACGGGTGGCCAGACCCTCTTCGACGGTGTCGAGTTCACCCAGTCCGGAACCGCAGAGGTCCCTGCTGACACGTACACCATCGAAGTACGGGGAGACACCGAGTCGAACGACGGTGACGCCGTCGCCGAGTTCGACGTCCAACTCGCCAGCGGGACAGTCTACACCATCTTCGCAGCTGGCTACCTCTCTCCGCCCGAGATGGACGAGGACGCCGAAGATGGCGAAGAGATGGTCGACAAGTCGTTCCGCCCAATCGTCACCATCGACGCCGGAGAGGGCGGCGGCGGCCTCTTAGATGTCTTCGTCCGCGCAGCACACCTCTCGCCTGACGCGCCCAACGTGGACGTGCTCGTCGACGGAACAGCAGTCCTCACGGACGTGCCGTTCGGTGCAGTGAGCGACTACCTCTCGCTCGCCGCTGGAATGTACCAGGTGACGATTCAGGCGACTGGAGACCCCGAAACCGTGGTCTTCGACGAAGAACTCGACCTCATGTCTGGCGCGTACACCGTCGCCGCCATCGGTGAACTCGCAGAGGGAGCAGCGAACCCCTTCGAAGTCGTCATTCTCGAAGACGACCGGTCGGCCCCCGCCGACGACATGGCCCGTATCCGTGTGTTCCACGCCTCGCCCGACGCGCCCGCTGTCGACGTGACGGTCAAATCGGCCGACCTCACGCTCGTCGACGGTGCCGCGTTCGGTGACACGGCGACCGTCGAAGTCGCCGCAGGCGAGTACACACTCGAAATCCGTGGCGACACCGAGTCGAACGACGGTGACGTCGTCGCTGAGTTCGACGTCGCCCCCGAAGGTGGTCGCGCGTACACCGCCATCGCTCAGGGCTACCTGGCACCCCCCGAAGACGCTTCGGACGACGTCGCCTTCGACCTTCAGGTCGTGGCCGACAACTAG
- a CDS encoding ArsR/SmtB family transcription factor, with protein MEGVLWYVLTGTRGGANRIRILRELSERPRNANRLAEELHLDYKTVRHHLDVLVQNGLLEHSGNGYGSVYIPSGQTRQHWDTIEQIIAQVNE; from the coding sequence ATGGAGGGTGTCCTCTGGTACGTGCTCACTGGCACGCGCGGTGGTGCAAACCGAATCAGAATCCTCCGCGAACTCTCGGAACGCCCCCGGAACGCGAACCGGCTCGCGGAGGAGTTGCACCTCGACTACAAGACGGTTCGGCACCATCTCGACGTACTCGTCCAGAACGGCCTCCTCGAACACAGCGGAAATGGGTACGGCTCTGTGTACATCCCCTCGGGCCAGACCCGACAGCACTGGGATACGATCGAACAAATCATCGCACAAGTGAACGAATGA